ggcccaagagatgttccatgaacttgcaagatgctccccagcgcctaatgtagcGGTGAAGATCGACATGGCGAAAGCCTATGATAGGATCCAATGGCCTTTCCTCTTCAAGGTGCTTCGGCGAATGGGATTCCCGGACACATGGATCTCACTCATGGAGAGGTGCATAGGCTCGTGTTGGTTCTCGATCCTTGTCAATGGGGTACCTTCAGGATTCTTCAGATCAACACGGGGACTCCGACAAGGTGATCCGATTTCCCCTGCGTTGTTTTTTGTAATTGCTGGGGACTATCTGTCTCGAGCCTTGGATAAGCTTATACTTGGCCAAGGGATATGGGGTTTAaggcctcccggagatgcattgAGGTCAGCCACCTAGCCTATGCGGatgatattataatattcaCACAAGCGGCGGCAACCCCCTGCGCCGGCTCCGAGCCTATCTCGAGAACTATGAAAatgtctccggccaacaagtcagcctcacaaaAGCAACTTCTATATCGCCGAAATCCATGATCATTGGGCACCCTCGATCCAagcggaaggaggcttcactAGGGGCACCTTTCCTTTCCTCTACCTCGGCGTCCCCATCTACCGTGGTGtaaagcgcacggacatgttcttCTTCCTAcgtgaaaagattgcaagaaggatctcggGCTGGGCACACCGGCACTTATCTTTTGGAGGGAGGCTCACGctgattaagagcacccttgaagcgatccccttacacatcttccaagccattgagccCACTCCCGGCACCTtaaaacaacttgatcaacaaatggcccgattcttttggggatcTACGAGTGAGAGAAAGCgaacccattggattggatgggatcaATGGTATGTGTCGCCCTACCGAGGAAGGAGGTCTCGGGATTCGGAAAACTTTGGAGGTTTTACGTGCTTTCAACATAAAATTATGGGGCGCttccgggaacaaaactccctttgggcaaaatacatgatggcaaaatattgctccatctccacaccacttaccttgagaacgccgagcaggagtagccctacatGGAGGAGGCTCTCTAGAGCTTGGACTCTCGCGCAACCGTACATGAGGTGGCTTGTGGGGCAAGGGAatatctacttctgggatgacatctgGCTTGGCAACAGCCCACTCAGGGACCtcagccttgatgatagggaaggccaaccacccgggtctcggagttcattacaaatggggCACTTGGGATGAACCCAAGCTCCGACTCCTGCACGATCAAGCCGGCATCCCACAGCATATTATTGATCGCATCCTCAGCACCCCGATACTCCaagacgaacaggatatcccgcgGTGGACCCTCTGAGCACGGGGAATTCACGCTAGCATCGACGTGGGACAAACTCCGAGGGCGGAACCCGATCGTTCAAGGCCTgggtgatgtttggcaggcgGGCCTCACTAAGTCAATAGCCATCTTCATCTGGAGGCTTCTTTCCAATCGGTGCCAGTCGACacaaaacttcagtggcgggagattgaacTTGCCTCCAAGTGCCAATGTTGCCCTCTTCGACCGAATAttgagtccctccaacacctcttcattcagggttacggagctcgcagagtatggaatGAGTTTGATTCGTGGTTTGATGGGGCGACCCCCCGCCTCtcaatcaatgacacaatcccaacGAGAATTGAAACTTGGATGCGAAGATGTCACCAACCAAACAAGAAGCACCTTAGCCGAGCCATCCCCTACCTCATCTTGTGGTTCATCTGGGCGGAAAGAAACAGGAGCCGGCACCAAGACACGAGGTTCAATCCGCACAATGTGGTATGGCAGATCCACATGTTCATCCGGAACTCCATGGCCAACAGGGACttgaagccgaagcattggCGAGGGGTCAAACTTAGAATCAACATCCCGCAACAAGTGGAACCAGCTAGGGCGCAGCcgctagccatggcaatcaaatgggaCCCCCCGGACCACCCTTGGATTAAACTAAACACTGATGGCTCCTTCAATGAAGTGACCAACAAAGCAGGGGGAGGAATCATTCGGGACAGCTCGGGCAACATGCTGGTGGCGTTTAGCACGCCCCTTGAAGCACACTCGGCTCTGGAGGCTGAGCTGACGGCCATGATCCATGGGCTGCGCTTAGCCAAGGATCTTGACTTACCAATCTGGATCGAATCAGATGCCGAGCAAGCCATTAATCTGGTCAATGGAGCAGGGTGGGGGGCGGGTCTAGCTCGACAAGCATTGGCGCAATTGATCCTGCTCAAGCGCCAACttaaattccgagccaccttcatacaccgGGAGGGGAACAaggcggcggatttccttgcgagaATGGCCTAAGGCTTGATAGCATCGACAATTGGATCATAATTCTGCACCAAGAGACCTCATGGACTTCATCCGCTTGGACCGAATGGGTGTTCCAAACATTCGAACCCTAGATGGGGACGGATACTAGAGTCGGGTTCTCGGAGATGGAAGATCATAGAGcctttgttttgtttaattgcaCTTTTGAAGGGAGTAGGATGGGGTCCGAGCCGTGTGGGAGTCGGACCGCTTTCTACTCTTGCCTTTGCTatggcacaccactttcgggtgtagCCACGTTCTGTAATTCCCtttttgatatatagggatgagggacccacgaacctcCANNNNNNNNNNNNNNNNNNNNNNNNNNNNNNNNNNNNNNNNNNNNNNNNNNNNNNNNNNNNNNNNNNNNNNNNNNNNNNNNNNNNNNNNNNNNNNNNNNNNgatcaaatacgaaaatagactttgtcttgtgagttgaattatctttgtagagtttttcacttgtttggaacttatcaagatagtttgagcatgttcttgtggcgttcaatcataccgaggttcttggctgatcatatagccaacgggtcgaggttttccaagctgtggaagtggatcaaaccagattatcaatcaagggagtccgctgccaaaccttatacgtggggttcttgatttgtttttacttgtgttatctttacaaaagagaaagagtggtaaaaggcttgagtggtgagattatttgaggggaggtaaaagccaacgagtgatatacacgagtgttttgtgaggtttatttttgtgtgatacacgagtgaactgtgaggatgaATTCTACTGATGACATTCAaattgatcctacgttgaaagccatgcaacaacattttagaagggttggacgtgttctggaaagtgtttcagagtgcttggagaggctggaatttcaagcaaatgcaaacaataacgaggaagaagagagtcgaggagaggataatgcttcatataggcatcgaaatgagagacatggaaacggtagaaaagggcgtacaaatgaagttgatggtgatttgagaagcatcaaactgaagatcccaacattccaaggaaggagtgacccgaagcttatttggagtgggagcgaaaggtggatctcatctttgaatgtcacaactattccgaggagaaaaaggttagacttgctgctattgaattcactgactatgctatagtttggtgggatcaattgacaaccagtacaaggcgatatggaggaagaccagtttcgacttgggaagaaatgaaaggcataatgcgtaagagatttgtatattctcattattttcgtgaattgtatcaaaaattacaatctatgaaacaaggtactaaatctgttgatgagaaCTACAAAGAGATGGAGATTGTTATGATTAGggaaaatgttgaagaagatagagaagcaaccatggctcgattcttatgtgggctgaatagggagattgcaagcattgtggagcttcaacactatgtggagttggaggacatggttcatatggccatgaaggtggagggacaattgaagaagaagggaacaatccaaaagaatttttcaacaagttctcattcttcaaggacaaaagagtggacttcatccaaatccaattttggggaagcttctaaaccccaaaatgaagagtcgacatccaagtccaaagaatttgagaagggtaaagatatttctacttctacttctacttctacttgaaatagagatatcaaatgttttatttgtcaaggtgttggacacaataaaaaaaaggtgatggacacattgcatctcaatgtccaaacaaaagggtgatgattttgaagccaaatagagagatagaatctgaaagtgaacgtgaagatgatgatgaggaggaggagggtaaacaattggaggagattggaccagaacatggagaacttttggtggttcgaagggctctaaacatgctaaacagaaatgatgatcatcaaagggagaacatcttccacacaaggttttggtccaaggtaaactttgcataatgattattgatggtggtagttgttcaaatgttgcaagttctgaaatagtggaaaagttgagcttaacaacggaaaaacatcataatccgtacaagctacaatggcttaatgaatgtggagatattcgagtgactaagcgagttctaatttcgttttcaattggcaattataaagatgatgttctttgtgatgtggtgcgtttgcatggtgttcctagatcaattgtgagtgatcgagatgctaaatttgtgagtcatttttggcgtgtgttgtggaataagttgggaactaaactcttgttttctactacttgtcatccacaaactgatggacaaactgaagtagttaataggactttgtctcaattacgacgagctttagttaaaaagaacttgaaaagttgggaggaatgcttaccttttgctgaatttgcttatagtcgaagtgttcattctgctactaatttttctccatttgaagttgtgtatggttttaatccattgagtccactagatttgattccaatacctattgaagaacgtgcaagtcttgatggaaaagctaaggctgaaatggtgaaaagattgcatgaaaggatTAAAGGAagaatcctcttgaagaaaaagggaatgatggaaacacacccaagctgatctacaaagacaagaagatggatccattgatcattcaaagtgggccaatcacaagagctagagctaagaagataaaagagtccatgttgcttttagttgctgaaataaaaacccaattccaagaccattctacattgggccaagtggtgaatattattcaagttagtgggaagcccaaggcatgaagtttggaggcactacatatcacattttggaggcccaaattgatgatacatgatgcattttcgtccaagttggagtagtcaaaatgaagggtcttttttagttacattttatgttaaataagtgactttagatgtcctagagttacaccaaaggtttaggagttacttttcttttattatgagtcattttaagtgtcttaagttgtactaatgatgtgagactttcaagagtccattcaagcctatataaataggcttgtaagcatgtcatttgaagacaccattgatcaaatacgaaaatagactttgtcttgtgagttgaattatctttgtagagtttttcacttgtttggaacttatcaagatagtttgagcatgttcttgtggcgttcaatcataccgaggttcttggctgatcatatagccaacgggtcgaggttttccaagctgtggaagtggatcaaaccagattatcaatcaagggagtccgctgccaaaccttatacgtggggttcttgatttgtttttacttgtgttatctttacaaaagagaaagagtggtaaaaggcttgagtggtgagattatttgaggggaggtaaaagccaacgagtgatatacacgagtgttttgtgaggtttatttttgtgtgatacacgagtgaactgtgaggatgaATTCTACTGATGACATTCAaattgatcctacgttgaaagccatgcaacaacattttagaagggttggacgtgttctggaaagtgtttcagagtgcttggagaggctggaatttcaagcaaatgcaaacaataacgaggaagaagagagtcgaggagaggataatgcttcatataggcatcgaaatgagagacatggaaacggtagaaaagggcgtacaaa
This sequence is a window from Salvia splendens isolate huo1 chromosome 14, SspV2, whole genome shotgun sequence. Protein-coding genes within it:
- the LOC121764216 gene encoding uncharacterized protein LOC121764216 produces the protein MANRDLKPKHWRGVKLRINIPQQVEPARAQPLAMAIKWDPPDHPWIKLNTDGSFNEVTNKAGGGIIRDSSGNMLVAFSTPLEAHSALEAELTAMIHGLRLAKDLDLPIWIESDAEQAINLVNGAGWGAGLARQALAQLILLKRQLKFRATFIHREGNKAADFLARMA